The sequence TACGCTCACACGCGCATTCTCTAACAGCGTACACTCATACTCGCTCGGCTCTCTATGGCCGCTCTCAGGAGATTCCCTGGAAGGAGAGAGTGGAAATGTCGCAGCGTCGGTGGTTTCTCGCTCGAGCCGGATGGGTGGACGGCTTTCTAGGAGGAAGTGAGCGTCGGAGAAAGGGGTAGTAAATCGGGGTAATTAGACATCAGTTAGAGAGGCGATGGAAACTTTTTACTAAAAGCTCCACGTTTTCGAAAGGAGGTTcaaatattttggtttcatcATCAAAATATTTACTGTCCCCAAACCGGCTACAATGTTAAAGAGCGGCCATGGtaaccttttaaccctttcaacacTGACCATATGTAAATTGTGTGCCTTTTTTCCTGTAAATGATGCATAGACTGCATCCccttatatacaggctgtgccccccccatacacaggCCGCGTCCCCCCTATACACGGGCTGAAACGACAATTATTATGAATGCTGTGTCTGGGGCCGGAACATCTAACTGGGTcacagggtttattcactaaggttGCAGTAGGGGCTGAGGCGgcaatgtataatgtatagttaaatcagtgagcagaGAGTGCAGCGGGGAGAGAGCAGAGAGTGCAGCGGGGAGAGAGCAGAGAGTGCAGCGGGGAGAGAGCAGAGAGTTCAGCGGGGAGAGAGCAGAGAGTTCAGCGGGGAGAGAGCAGAGAGTGCAgcggggagagaggagagagtgcagcggggagagaggagagagtgcagcggggagagaggagagagtgCAGCGGGGAGAGCGCAGAGAGTGCAGCGGGGAGAGCGCAGAGAGTGCAGCGGGGAGAGCGCAGAGAGTGCAGCGGGGAGAGCGCAGAGAGTGCAGCGGGGAGAGAGCAGAGAGTGCAGCGGGGAGAGAGCAGAGAGTGCAGCGGGGAGAGAGCAGAGAGTGCAGCGGGGAGAGAGCAGAGAGTGCAGCGGGGAGAGAGCAGAGAGTGCAGCAGGGAGAGAGCAGAGAGTGCAgcggggagagaggagagagtgCAGCGGGGAGAGAGCAGAGAGTGCAGCGGGGAGAGAGCAGAGAGTGCAGCAGGGAGAGCGCTCGTTTCCGTCGGGATTCCCTGTTTGCCGGGAGAACGCTCAGACGCTCGGCACAGGAGAGGGCAGCTCATTCCCGCACACATCAGAGCGGCCCTTCCCCCTCCAGGGCACAAAGAGTTAAAGACGGGGGGGGGTCGGTGATGGAATTTCTGAAGCATTGTAACTGGAAACATTAATGAAGCTGTGGGCGGCGCGTCGTACCCGGCACCGCTTTATATACAGTTTACAGGGTTTATAAACACGCCGGGATCGCGCGGAGGCTTCGTGCCGCGGCTCTCGTTGTTTGAGTTTAGTAAATAATCGGAATGAGTCGCCGGGGGTCGTCGGGGCTGCTGTGAGGGGCCCTTAGGGTGATGGAGCGGGTTATACGCCTATACAGAaagcacaaagggttaatgtgcgaGGGGCCGGGGGCCGTTTAGGGCTCTCGGGTTATGGTGAGAATTATCTTCTTAGACTTGTTCATGTGTTTGCGCAGGTTGGGGCTACGGGTTCCCCCGTGTGGCGCAGTCTGACACCCCGCGTGTTTTTTCATTTGGAGTTAATAAAATGTCACGCGTGTCACCGTTTGGCAGATGCTGAACGCGCATAAAGTGAAGGCCTCCGCGGACTCCTATCGAGTCATTTCAgcgatttattttatttatttatttttgtttgtttttgttttgtttttttctctttcctccccgGTCTCTGATACGCACGTCCACAGAAACACACGCTAACAACACACGCTTACCACATGACTAATGAACCTACACCCTacgcgaccccccccccaatacaccAACGCTGTATGGAAAAACAATTCCCACGACCCGCCTGGGCTCTGTCCGGACGTCAGACCGATCTGCAGTGATTTATGGCGCTGGTTTTTAGGTGGTTTCCCCCATTGGTGGATCACTTCTTGGATCTACACCAGCGGCGGCCTCCTCTCCATGCGCTGCGGAGGTTTTCACAAAAGCTTCTTGCTGGGCAGGTAGGGGCCGGTGTCCTGGAAGCTCTTTACTGGCGGGGGATTCGCTCCGCGGCCGGCATTACAGATGTGTGATTATCcattctttatttaatatggcgccatcatataccgcggcgctgtacaatgggtaaacaggacgtaACACGtggtgcatcacataacaattggacttacagaaacacaaGGATAAGAGGGCCCttcgcacaggagcttacaatctacaataCGCATGTCGCTTATAAGATGATTGTTGTCCGGGGAGACCCCCCCCATGATCATTtacataaagggttaacaatGACCTCAGAAACCCTTTTTACCGGAAGCTGGAGGTCTCCGGGATCCGGGGGGCCGCAGAAAACGTTTTAATATAACAAAGACCGCTTGTATGTCTGGGAATTTCCAGAGACAAAGCCGTCAGTGTGCGCTGCGCCGAGGACCACCGACTCCCAGCGGCAGATTCAGATAAGAGACAATAAAAGCAGCAGATTTCCAGCGGAAGCAGCGACGCGTGCGATGGCTTCCCGTGTATCTCACGCGTTCTCTTTGTTTCGGTTTCAGAGCCCAACAGAGAGGAGACACCGGAACCTGAACATCAATCACTACGCGAACAAGAAGAGCGCCGCCGAGAGCATGCTGGACGTCGCCCTGCTGATGGCCAACGCGTCGCAGCTGAAAGCCGTCATCGAGCAAGGGCCCGGCTTCGACTTCTACGTCCCCCTCATCGTCCTGATCAGCCTCTCCCTCGCGCTGCAGGTCGTGGTCGGCGTTCTGCTCATTTTTATCGGTTTGTATCCAGATCTAAactagaaacccagaacccgccggcagatcggcccccggcggcccctgTCTCGTCACCCGATTCCACTGCTGTAtctcgccttagattcaggagacgTATGTCtagcccatgcatgtttaatatcctcgctgtattaccctctaccacttctgccgggaggcttctccacttatctaccaccctctcagtagttCTGCAGCCCTGTTTTGTGTAGCCACCTAAACCAGAAATGCGTTGCTTCGTTGTAAATCGCTAATTGCGACATTCTTGTATTTTTTCAGTGAAATATGATCTGAATAACCCGGCCAAACACGCCAAACTGGACGACCTCAACAACGCGGCCACCGGCTTGGTCTTCATCATCGTCGTggtgaatatttttattacggCGTTCGGGGTCCAGAAGCCGGCAGACGGATCCACGAAGTCCTAACATCCGGTGAGTCCCGGGCCGAGTGCATCAGAGACATAAAGTATAACGGCTGAGCGTTAGCCGGTAGCTGTCGCTCCGAGGTCGGTCCACGGGGGCCGGACGGATAGAACCGAATCCAGAACATGTGACCTCTGTGACCTGCTCCACGGCCGACCATAACCTTCCTTCTTCCTTTTAACGTTCCAGGTGCTGATCCCGACCGGTGGAGGCGCCGgggctttaatttattttgcagcGAGATAAATGAACGCGATGCGGATCACCCGGCCGTGACGCGGAGCCTCGCGTGTCTTCCTGGTAATAACCGGACAATGCCGTCCCCACGTTTATATTTCCTACCCGGGCATCAGATCCGCGTACGGCGGGCACAGGCTGAAGACGCTGGGACTGCCGCCAACGTGGCCCTGAATCAGAAGGGTTTTTGTGAATCTCTCTGCGTGATAATGGAATTATTATGGCGCCCGCAGCTTCGCTGTAATCTTCGTTAGGATTCTTCGTTTGTCTCTGGACTCTGAACAAAAAATTATGCAAAAATAACGACCAAATCCCCAAAAGAAGGTCCCGTCCGGTGCCTCTGCTGCTGAGGAGCCGCGCGTTTCGCAGTTGGTGGAGATCTCTGCAGCAGAATATTGTTTATAATATGATATCCGGCGCTCGTTTGTCCCGGGCTTTGTCCCGTGTTTTGTCCCGGGCTTTGTCCCGTGCAGCGGGGGCTGCCGTCTGGCTCTGAATATGGGGAGTAAAGATTTCTTATTTAAACTGCGGTTTTGGGTTGGGGTTTCGCCCCGTGCCTCCCCCTCCAGCCCAGGCGAGATTTCATGCAGCACATATAATGCCATTGGTGCACGGTTACCTGTAACATGTATGATGCATACGCGCCCCGGCGCAGAGAGGTGCCTTTATCATACCCCATGATGTTAGTTTCTTGCATCTCATAAATGAGTGATATTTCTCAGCATTAAAGCCGCACTTATAGAAGGAATATATAGATAACATATAGATAACATATAGAtaatacatagatagatacacGTTATAGAGAATGTTCTATATATCGCAACACATCTGCTGCAAATCTGCATCTATTCACACGCTTTGTGCCCGACAGAATCAATCATAACATGCATCGCCGCCTTTTTTGTAGAGACTCGTTTGAAGccactttttattaaattgtattttttaagaaaaaaaatgtctttcttaCTTACAAATAATGAAATTTCCTTATCCTTCAGACCCTACGCATGATCCTAAATCTAATGTCAAGTAGAAGGCGTCTCTGTCCAACCAtcgctttttttaattattattctattattattttattattattattattttattattatttttgaagtcGCATGCCCTCGTCCGTTACTCACAAAATTTAGACTTCAATTCTCTCGCGTGTCGTTGCAAACAAACGATAGATTAGTGAATCCGCAAGTTGTTTACTAGTGTGAGCAAGTCGGCTCCGTTAACCTTTAACTGAACCGGCCTCTCCACTTAGCGAATTACCAAAAAGGAGCGTCtaataacttaaaataaaatgatgtaaatGATCCGTTTGGCCACTAGAGGGAGACACCGAGGGGTTAATCAGCGGGAGCatttaaaacattgtaaaataataataatagaaataattacCCAGAGAATATCCTGCAccagattaaaaaacaaaaaactttctaCTTATCTGcacaaaaaaagacagagaCATTCGTTTCCTTTTGAGtgataaagtttaaaaataagtattctTTATTGCGATAAAATGGAAGATGCACAGGATTATACGTTACGATGTGACCCGTCTCTAACGGCTGAGCCGCGGCAGGGAAAACACGGAATTTGTTTCAAAacgtttttaaaaattattaaacaaaaacaggaGGTTTGGAAAGAATTCTAActttacaataattaaaaaaaacagtgcagGAAATGCATGATTTGCCGAAATATGCAGAACAGATTAAAAACGTGCCGGTTTTACCGTACGGGGTGAGCATGCGCCCGTGCAGCCCATATCACAAGCATTAACCCTGTACACGCCAGGCGTGCAGATAATACGGTGACTCCTCCCTGGCGTCCCGGCAGCGGATGTTTTTTCTTTGGATGCAGGAATTCGTTGGTATaaattttataaaagtattagcgatatttaaaaaaaacaaccacacATAAATACGAGAGAAATTACCCGTTTTGACCCATTTTCTatgataataatacatttgcatATACAGTAAGAAGATGGTTACATTTTAAAGCGTAGCCCAAAAAAACCACAGGTTGTGTTAACCCTTTCGAGTAAGAGCAGGGTGAGAATTGATGCCCTCTTTCAGAACTCAGAGGGTTAATGCCGTCGGTTACCATTGTCGCAGTTCTTTGGTCGTTGCAAGCTTGTCGAAATGCCACGTAGAAAGAAGCCCCTCCCACAAAGCCACGGGGGCGTGGCCTGGATGGACGGTTTTCATTCGGTCGGCGACGCTTCCTCCAGgaaggaaattaaaatattttttatgtgtcgCCCGAACCTGATGGCGGTGAATTCTAACACCCTTTTCGATGCCTCTGCGGTTTTtacctctaaaaaaaataaacaaatactttaaTCACACGACTAAAGCGAGTGCACTCCTGATGCGCTAAGCCGGGTGATGGAGAGACCGCAGAGACCTCTCTCATCTTAATACGCTTAATACGCTCGCCGGGACGTAATTATGGGGGACACGAAGTCAAACGGGGGACGGTATTAACGGTCGCACCTTTTTTCCAGACATTTAGAATTTCGGATACTTTTACCTTTTTAGGTATTTATCGATAATCGTGGATTTTTCTGTAAACGGTTTCCGGTTTTGCCGTATTCTGAGCCCACGTgccacaccccccccccccggaagtATATAAATCTGCGTGCGAGGTCCGTGTCCGCTGAACaccgctacggaatctgctggcgctatataaatgtaatgtgatcAGACCTCCGATTAACCGGTTCCTACCTGTGTTATTGTGATGCATCACGAACGCCAACCCCGCGGCCACGCCGAAGCAAGCCAGGAAAAACACGGGTCCTGGAAACAGCACAGCATGTATCAGAGCGTGTACTGCACACGTGTCTCGGCACACGCCGGACGATCCGTGACTGCAGAACACGTGGACTTTGCGGCGTTCCCGATGTTGCCGAATCAGTCTTTAGTGGGAAGCgacaccttttattgggccaacatacgGAAAGATTTAGAATCACGCAAttttttgggacctcagaagtCTCTCCTTTAGATTAAATCATTTGacgaagagacctctgaggtcctggaaGCTCATAGGGCTTTATCTTctttggcccaataaaaggtgtcAGACAAGTCCGAGGGACGGGTTCAATCGGTTTGATCCGGCTGATACCCCACCCTTCGTATGTCGGGGGGCAGTCCATCGGGGCCACCGCCAGATCCTGAGCACGTCCGCCCCCCTCCGTACTCACCCCGGTCGTTTAAAACGATTTTCTCCTGGGGGCCGATAATTTCCACCGGATCGGAGGTttctggaaaaacaaaaagaggtttaaaaggtaataaaaccccaaaaaacacacaacccccGAAATCATATCGCCCCCCGGGGGACAGACGCCGCCACGCGAGATCCCGCCACCATAACCGGCGAGGATAGAGAGGGGGGCCGGGAAGACGCGGGTGAAACGCGGCCCCCTTAACGATATTAAAGAAACGCGTCGGTCCCACATTACTTTGCGTGACTCACTAGCGAGGTTCCTCCGGCTCGGTAATCCGCCGTAGAGCTTCTCGCCGTTATTCCGCAGCGCTCGGTAAAACTCCTGACACGCCAGGTCGCCTTTCCTCTGCAGATGTTTCAGGAGATCCGACAGTCGCGTCCGGACCGGGGTTTTGGGATTCCTAAACTGGACGCGAGAAGCTGGACTTTATCTCTGAATGTTACAATGTAACGTCGCACACAATGTCACACCTAACACCATGACATCACACAATGTCACACCGTGACATCATGCAATGCCACACAATGTAACACATTACATCACATTATGCCACACCGTGACATCACACAATCTCACACAATGTAACACATATCACACAATGTCACACAACACCATGACATCACACAATCTCACACAATGTAACACCGTGACATCATGCAATGCCACACAATGTAACACGGTGACATCACACAATGTAAAACATATCACACAATGTCACACTATGTcacactgtgacatcacactATGTCACACCATTATGTCACACTATGTCACACCGTGATGTCACATGGCACGGCGCACCCTGCGTCACGATACCTTCTCGGCTTCTTTATCGGAGAGGATCTGGGGATAAACGCGATTCAGCTGTAAAACGATTCTGTCCACGAGATGCTCGCTGAGCCTCCCATAGCTGGTTAAATACGCGGCGTCCCTCTGCAGCCGGTCGCGGAACGAATTATCTGCAGACGTCAAAAAGCGGGATTAGGAAACGGTCTGGAGGAAGCGCTATCCGCGCATGGGAACTGTTCTGCCAATAATTTGCGGTATTTCTGTGCCGTCCGCCAGGTGGTGAAAATGAATTACGGTCACTCCTTCCACCTGGTCATTCCGGTGACATCACAGGGCTGCCTGATAACTTCCTGTGAACAGCCATGACAGGAAGTGAACGCGGTCGCCCTGGCCTTCATGGAGCCATCAGTAGACGGCTTGTTGGTCAGCACGGGGGCTCTTTGGTGGTGATTTGGCCCCTGACCTTGGTGGTGATTTGGCCCCTGACCTTGGTTTGTTGCGTGGCCCCTGACCTTGCCTTCAGTCTGTCCTAACCTTAAAAGCATTTGctccaaaaagaaaatacaagttTTTGAATGAAAATTAGGGGTTAATTGGGAATATTCAACATTTTGCTGTTTCCCAAACCGAAACTTAAAAtattagaattgttttttttagatcttcCTAAATCGCTGTTTATTGGCTGTTTTTCGACACGTGTGGCCGTTACTAATCCTAGAGGTGTGAGACGCACTAATAAAAGAAGcatattggtttccatggtaacaacCCCACATTTAGAACCTTGACTGGAATGTTATTGGTGATGAGAAGCGTCTCGGAGGGTAAAAGTCCGGAAGGAAGCGAAGAATGTCAGGAATCCGGGGCGTTAACCCTTCGTGGACgggcagaaaaaagaaaatacagaacattTTACCAAATCTGCTCAGTCTCAGAAAAGCAATCAGCGGCCGCTCTGCCGTAACCCGCTttccatgttttattaataacccAAACGGCATTTCCCGGCAGCGCCGCGCAGGTCGCTCAATGAAATTATTTCCAGATGAAAAATCCAAGCGGGTTTAAGGTGGATCTCAGACTCACAAATTATTATAGAGAGCGGAGGGGCTTCGGACTCCCCTATAaaacatagaaacccagaacccgccggcagatcgccCCCcaccggcccccgtctagtcgcccgtttctcctgctgtaaagactcaaatcttaatcagtcgttggtctcgtcttagattcaggagccgtatgtctatcccatgcatgtttaaatcccccctattgtattaccctctaccacctctgctgggaggctgttccacgtaactagattcaggagccacatATCTGCCTCAT is a genomic window of Spea bombifrons isolate aSpeBom1 chromosome 6, aSpeBom1.2.pri, whole genome shotgun sequence containing:
- the CARD19 gene encoding caspase recruitment domain-containing protein 19 translates to MTDNSFRDRLQRDAAYLTSYGRLSEHLVDRIVLQLNRVYPQILSDKEAEKFRNPKTPVRTRLSDLLKHLQRKGDLACQEFYRALRNNGEKLYGGLPSRRNLAKTSDPVEIIGPQEKIVLNDRGPVFFLACFGVAAGLAFVMHHNNTEVKTAEASKRVLEFTAIRFGRHIKNILISFLEEASPTE
- the NINJ1 gene encoding ninjurin-1 produces the protein MSAGAGDMELNGLREVGLLNEESPTERRHRNLNINHYANKKSAAESMLDVALLMANASQLKAVIEQGPGFDFYVPLIVLISLSLALQVVVGVLLIFIVKYDLNNPAKHAKLDDLNNAATGLVFIIVVVNIFITAFGVQKPADGSTKS